The genomic DNA TTGTTTGTATGAACACAATGTCAAGTTGCGAGTTAGTCGGTCTTATACTATGTGGACACGCTAGTCTTCGGAGATTATCACTTAACGCCGTCGGGATTAAAACGTCCTTTTTGAATAAAGTAGGCTAAGCTTTGGTTGGCATGCCCGGGACCGGCCCTGAAACGGGGGATCGGACTGCCACAGAGAACGTTGGTTCCTTACCCATGAAGTTGACGAAAGAAAGTCAGTATCAGTGTGATATACAGCTATCTCTCAATTTGACACTACCAACTGCAAATCGACTCTACAGTAGTATCAATGGCGCACGGCAACCAATCAACGAATGAAACGGAAGATATTAGCCCGGTGAACTCCATAATTCGCTCTAAAGATCAGACTGACGAGACAAAGGTAGACAACAACGAACTTTACCCGGTCGGAAATGAATGTGACAAGAACGATGACGCTCCCTACTGTTCCCTTTCTGAGCGCCGAAAGATCTCCGTGATGCTAATAGCATCATTTTCCGGCATAATATCCCCAATATCTGCCAGTATCTATTATCCAGCACTCCCCACCATTGCGAAAGACATGCATGTTTCTATCTCCTTGATCAACTTGACTATCATGACCTATCTGGTAAGTGGACTTTGCTATACTAGTTCAAGAACTTCCTTTATTCAGAACAAGCCTAATATGTATCCAGATATTACAAGGAATATCTCCCTCTTTCACCGGATCCTTTTCTGATGTCTATGGACGACGGCTCGCCTACATGCTCTGTTTCATCACCTACATCGGGGCAAATATTGGCCTTGCATTACAGTCCGATTACGCAGCTTTAATGGTCCTGCGTTGTGTCCAGGCGGCTGGTAGCAGCGGAACGATCGCGATCGGAAGTGCTGTGGTTGCAGATATATCGACACGAGCTGAGCGAGGCAAATACATTGCATATGCCACGATGGGGACGACACTGGGACCTGCTCTGGGTCCTGTTCTTGGAGGTCTCCTGGATCACTTtcttggttggagatgggttttttggtttcttgtcATCTTAGGTGGCTTCAACTTTACCCTCATTCTCGTGGCATGTCCAGAAACGTGCCGTGCAGTGGTGGGAAACGGTTCAATTCCCCCTGCTAAATGGAATCGGCCTTTGTGGGTGATACTGAGGGATTCACTAAGACCTCAGAGCCATAAGGCCGGAAAGAGGGTTGACTATGAGACTCTGGAAAGGAGCAAAACGCGCCCGAATCCATTGACTTCTGTTCGTATCGCTCTGGAAAAAGAGGGTGGTTTGATTCTCATCTACGGGGCACTGCTATACGCCGGTTACATGATTATTCTGAGCACTCTGACCTCGCAGCTGGAGAGCGAGTACGGATTTAACTCCATCCAGGTGGGATTATGCTACTTACCTATGGGAATCGGAAGCCTGACATCCCGTTGGTCCGCAGGACCTTTGCTGGATTGGAATTTCAAACGGGAAGCTAAGCGTCAAAACCTACCTATTGTCAAGAATCGCCAACAAGACATCCGAGACTTCAATATTGAAAGAACTCGTCTGACTATTACAATACCTTTCGTGTATGCCGGTTGCCTGTTCCTTCTTGCATACGGGTGGGTTATGAGATTCCAGACTCACCTGGCGGTTCcgttggtgttgttgttcttctccgGCCATCTCACCACGGGGGCTTTTTCGACCCTTAGCACGCTGATCGTTGATATTCATCGCCAAAGTGCGGCCACCGCCGTGGCTGCTAATAACTTGTTTCGCTGCTTGCTTGCGGCTGGTGCGACAGCTTTCGCGGCACCCCTGATCGATCGTATTGGCATTGGCTGGACGACTACGTTTATTGTAGGTGTTTGGATTGTCTTCAGTGCGTGTCTGTGGGCGGTTTATCTCTGGGGACATAAATGGAGAGATGAATTGCGTGTTAAACGGAGTGAGGGAGATGGTAGCCCAGCATAGCAACATCAAAGATATGACAAAGGAATACATTGCTTTCTAAAGATGCTGCATTTGTAAGACTCGCACGTATCAATTTTTAAGCCGGCGCTAAGGCGGATGGATGCGTCGGACGTAACCCGGTCTCCGATGAGGGTGAGATTTAATAATCCCCGGAGATAAAGCGGCCTTCGTATATTCTAGACTGGTTGACGGAAATACCAGGAAGTAACCATATCAAAAAGAATACATTTGCTATAAAATCCCTCCCCATGGTCAGTCGGAAATGAAAACATCATACTTTCAGAGCCGTCTTTGATCTCAAAATTGACAACTTCTTACTTTGTTAAAATTCTATCTCCTAATCATGTCTTCAAATCGTGCAGCCTACCTCCTTGAAGCCCACAAGACTCCCCTCGAAATCCAACAGGCACCTTATCCCACACCAGACCCGGGAACCATCGTCGTGAGAAATCACGCCGTCGCAATCAATCCAGTTGATTGGAAGCTTCAAAAATTTGAGATCTTCCCCATAAAGTACCCCTTCATCCTAGGTGAGGATGTCGCAGGCGAGGTCATCGCAATCGGCGACGGAGTGACCAATTTCACCATAGGACAGCGTGTTGTCGGGTGCGTTATCCCAGATCCAATCCTCTCTTAACCAAATTAACAAGCATCGCAGACACTGCAAGAACTTCACAGCCGGCGACAATCGATACTCCGGCTTCCAAAACTTCACCGTCCTATCCGCAACCCTAACAGCACCTCTACCCCCATCGATCTCTTACGAGAAAGCAGTTGTTCTCCCTGTCTCAGTCAGCACCGCCGCTGCCGGCCTTTTCCAAAAAGatcatctcaacctcccGCATCCATCTCTATCCCCACAGCCCACGGGCCAGACGATTCTAATCTGGGGCGGTAGTTCCAGCGTCGGTCTCAGCGCCGTACAGCTC from Aspergillus oryzae RIB40 DNA, chromosome 7 includes the following:
- a CDS encoding MFS transporter (synaptic vesicle transporter SVOP and related transporters (major facilitator superfamily)) → MPHGAVCLDVATDTIRADDIGIALDFLRWLIFGCKDDMRNLVSMAHGNQSTNETEDISPVNSIIRSKDQTDETKVDNNELYPVGNECDKNDDAPYCSLSERRKISVMLIASFSGIISPISASIYYPALPTIAKDMHVSISLINLTIMTYLILQGISPSFTGSFSDVYGRRLAYMLCFITYIGANIGLALQSDYAALMVLRCVQAAGSSGTIAIGSAVVADISTRAERGKYIAYATMGTTLGPALGPVLGGLLDHFLGWRWVFWFLVILGGFNFTLILVACPETCRAVVGNGSIPPAKWNRPLWVILRDSLRPQSHKAGKRVDYETLERSKTRPNPLTSVRIALEKEGGLILIYGALLYAGYMIILSTLTSQLESEYGFNSIQVGLCYLPMGIGSLTSRWSAGPLLDWNFKREAKRQNLPIVKNRQQDIRDFNIERTRLTITIPFVYAGCLFLLAYGWVMRFQTHLAVPLVLLFFSGHLTTGAFSTLSTLIVDIHRQSAATAVAANNLFRCLLAAGATAFAAPLIDRIGIGWTTTFIVGVWIVFSACLWAVYLWGHKWRDELRVKRSEGDGSPA
- a CDS encoding zinc-binding alcohol dehydrogenase family protein (NADPH:quinone reductase and related Zn-dependent oxidoreductases), with amino-acid sequence MSSNRAAYLLEAHKTPLEIQQAPYPTPDPGTIVVRNHAVAINPVDWKLQKFEIFPIKYPFILGEDVAGEVIAIGDGVTNFTIGQRVVGHCKNFTAGDNRYSGFQNFTVLSATLTAPLPPSISYEKAVVLPVSVSTAAAGLFQKDHLNLPHPSLSPQPTGQTILIWGGSSSVGLSAVQLAHAAGVEVITTASQHNHALLKSLGVSKVYDYRSPTVVDDIVAALENKHVVGAYDCISEDKTQRACAEILERSNAARKVLVYTNDVLTPEGLPASVTAKGIFCLTVEDNEVGPAVWVEYLPKALECGRFKPLPEPLVVGTGLECVQMGIERNMAGLSATKAVIRLV